AGTCATGCCGCCATGGGAGTGGACGATGCCCTTCGGCGCGCCCGTCGTGCCGGAGGAAAAAAGCACCCACAGCGGGTGGTTGAACGGAACCCGCTCGTAGGCGGGCTCGGCGTCCTCGCCCAGAAGCCCGTCGAAGGAGAGCCGGCCCGCTGCCGGCTCCTGGCCAGGGTGGAGGCAGCGGACCACGATGGTCTGGCGGAGACTGGGAAGCCCGGCCTCCACTTCGGCCAGTCGATCGAGCCTGGATATTTCCTTGCCGTTGAAACGGTAGCCGTCCACCCCGATCAGCACGGTCGGTTCGAGCTGACGCAAGCGGTCCAGGCTCGCCTCAGCCGAGAGGTCCGGGGAGTTGATGGACCAGAGTGCGCCGATGCTGGCAGCCGCGAGGAGTCCGATCAGGGCCTCGGGGATGTTGGGCAGCACGGCGCCGACGCGGTCCCCGGGCTTCACGCCCAGGCGCCTCAGTGCTGCGGCGAGGGACGCGACCTGGCGCTCGAATTCCTCCCAGCTGAGCGAGCGGGTGGAATCGTCCTCCTCAACAGTAAGCACCGCCGTCGTACTTCTCTGCTTGTCCCGGTTGCTACGACGGAAGACGTTCTCGGCAAGGTTGAGCCGGCCCTCCGGATACCAGCGGGCGCCGGGCATCCGCTCCTCAACCAGGGCCGGGCCGTCGAGTCCGTCGCCGATCACCTGGAAGTATTCGGTCACGGCGGCCCAGAAGTCACCCAGCTCGTCTACGGACCACTGCCAGGTCTCGCGGTAGTTGGATAGCCCGATTCCGCGACTCTCGGAGACGTGCTCCATGAAGTCCCAGAGCCGCGTGGCCTCGCGTTGTTGCGGTCTGGGAGACCACATCACCGGTGGGGCTCCGGCGGCTTCGGTCTGGACTTCTTGAGGCATCGTTGCCCTTCCTGGATAGTGCCGGGTATTGCGGGAGTCGCGGTTAGGCGAACTCGTTGCGGATGGTTCCAACACCCTCAATGGTGCTGGTGAGGACGTTTCCGGGCTTGAGGAAGATCCCGTGGGACATTCCCACACCCGCGGGCGTCCCGGTGAAAATAAGGTCCCCAGGCTGCAGGGTGACCACCTGGGAAAGGTCCGAGACGATCCTCGGAACTGAGAAGATCAGATCGCGGGTATTGCCGTCCTGGACCTGCCACTGGCCTTCGACGCCCGTGCCCTCCAGAACAGCCGAAATACGGAGCGAATTCTTGTCGTCGAGTTCGTTCGTGGTGACAACGGCAGGCCCGAAGGGTGCAAAGTTCGGGTACGACTTGCCGAGGCTGAACTGGGCGGCGGGACCGCGGCGCTGCACAACGCGCTCACTGTAGTCCTGGCCCAGGCTTAGACCGGCAACGTGGTCCCAAGCCTTCTCCTCAGAGACTTTGTAGCCTTCCTTTCCGATGACGACGACGAGTTCGGTTTCGTAGTCAACGCTGTCGGAGGGGAGATCGACGGTCACGTTGGGCCCGGCCAGCGAGGACTGGAATTTCGTGAAAACCATGAGGTGCTCCGGGTATGGAAGGCCGGCCTCGTCGGCGTGGTCCTTGTAGTTGAGGCCGATCGCGAAGATCTGCCGGGGGTTGGGAACGGGAGCCCCGAGGTCGTCCTCATGGAAAGGCTCGGCGCCGGAGTAGTCAGCACCGTCCGCCCAGCTCCGGAATGCGTCCCAGTCCTGGTAGACAGACAACGGATCTGAGGCGAAGGCGCCGTGACTGGCCCGCTCGATGTCGAGGGCTTTGCCCTCCTTGAGGAGGACGGATCGGCCGTTGAGGTTAGCGATACGCATGGTCGGCAGCCCTTCTAGTCGATTCCCAGCGCGACATCGGCGCCTGGAGGGAAGGGGACGCCGTCTGCGAGAGCGGGGTTCGCCGCAATCCGGGCCGGCCACGGGTCCGGGAACGACATGTCGGAGCTTTCATTGGCCGGCCGGTACTTTCCGGCATAGGCGTTCTTGTGGATCTGGTCGCCGTCGAGGCCGTCCTTGCGGGCCTGGACGAGTTGCTCCGGATCAAACTGCGGGCCCACCTGGTCTTCGGAGAACTCCTGCGCGGCCCACATCCATTCTTTGGACAGGCCCCAGTCACCGAAGTTGTCGACCTGGATTTCAATACCGTTGCCGTCGGGATCCACGTAGTACATGGACATGGTCATACCATGGTCCAGGCAGACGGCCGGCAGGATCCCCTGCTCGCGGAGGCGCTCGTAGTTATCCAGCCACTGGTCGAACGTGGCGTACTCGAATGCCGTATGGTGCAGGCCTGCGGTGTGAGGCTTATCCACCGGGGGCTTGGTGCCGGGCAGGCGCAGGAGCGCGATGCGGTGGTTCGCCTCGTCGTTGGTGAGCCAGGCGGCGTGCGAGGAGTAGTACACCGGCTGGAGCCCGCAAACCAGTTCGTAGAACTGCACCATGGCGTCCACATCCATCGTCATGAACGTCGCGTGATGCAGTTTGGGTGCCGTGATGGGCCGCGGCTTGGGATTGCGCAGGTAATTGGACTGCTCATTGGTCGACATCGTTGTCCCTTTCATCGAAGGCAGATCGCCGGGATTTGCCACCGGCTCCGGCTTCCATCAAAGCCCGGGATTCTCGGCATGTCAATAAATTCTCGATAATCCCTTGATTAGTGGTTAAAAACGGGACAGACTGGCCGTGGGGCAGAAAGTGCCCGGCATCACATACTCAGCGTGGAGGATTCAGTGTCAGATATCGAAGTTCCCGTACTCATTGTCGGCGGAGGAGGGGCCGGGCTCACCTCCTCGATGCTCCTGTCCGATCTTGGCATCGAGCATTTGCTGGTCAGCGCCCTGCCCGGAACGTCCACGTTGCCCAAAGCGCACGTCATCAACCAGCGGTCCATGGAGATCTACCGCAAACTCGGGGTGGCCGGGGACATCTACGAGGCGGGAACCCCGCCGGAAGCGATGGCCAGGACAGCCTGGTACGCGGGCCTGAACGGGGATGACCCCGTCTATGGGCGCGAGATCGCCAGCCAGGAGGCCTGGGGAGCCGGCTATACGGACCCGGACTACATCGCCGCCAGCCCCTGCCGGATGACCAACCTGCCCCAGCTGCGCCTGGAACCCGTTCTCCTTGCGCACGCAAGACGGAAAAACCAGGAAGCGATCCGGTTCAACCACGAGCTGCTCTCTTTCACCCAGGACGACGACGGCGTCACCTCCGCTGTCCTCAACAAGGACACCGGCGAGACGTATACGGTCCGGAGCCAGTATCTTTACGGGTGCGACGGCGGGCGCAAGGTCGGCTCCGAAGCGGGCATAGAACTCCTCGGCCAGCGCAACATCCTTTACTCCGTCTCGGTGCATTTCACCGCAGACCTCAGCAAGTACCTGAAGGATCCCAGCGTCCTGATTAACTGGATGTGGCCCGCCCACACCGGCCTGCTGACCCTCCTCGTGGCGATGGGACCGGACACCTGGGGGCCTGACTCGCAGGAATGGGTCTTCCACGAGAACTACGCCTTCGACGACAACAGGGTAGGCGACGACGACGCCCTGATCGCGAACATGAAGAAGGCGCTAGGCCTGCCGGATTTTGAGCCAACCATCCACAAGATCAGCCGCTGGACCTTTGAGGCCCTGGTCGCCGAGCGCTTCCAGGAGGGCCGGGTGTTCCTGCTCGGCGACGCTGCCCACCGCCATGGCCCCACGGGCGGCCTGGGCCTGAACACCGCCATCCAGGATGCTTACAACCTGTGCTGGAAGACCGCCGCCGTGCTGCGCGGCCAGGCCTCACCCGACCTGCTGGAAACCTACCAGGCCGAGCGTCAGCCCGTGGCCGCCACCAACGTCCGCCGCTCCACAGAGAACGCCATGAACCACATGGCGATCGGGGAG
This DNA window, taken from Pseudarthrobacter sp. ATCC 49987, encodes the following:
- a CDS encoding fumarylacetoacetate hydrolase family protein, whose product is MRIANLNGRSVLLKEGKALDIERASHGAFASDPLSVYQDWDAFRSWADGADYSGAEPFHEDDLGAPVPNPRQIFAIGLNYKDHADEAGLPYPEHLMVFTKFQSSLAGPNVTVDLPSDSVDYETELVVVIGKEGYKVSEEKAWDHVAGLSLGQDYSERVVQRRGPAAQFSLGKSYPNFAPFGPAVVTTNELDDKNSLRISAVLEGTGVEGQWQVQDGNTRDLIFSVPRIVSDLSQVVTLQPGDLIFTGTPAGVGMSHGIFLKPGNVLTSTIEGVGTIRNEFA
- a CDS encoding VOC family protein: MSTNEQSNYLRNPKPRPITAPKLHHATFMTMDVDAMVQFYELVCGLQPVYYSSHAAWLTNDEANHRIALLRLPGTKPPVDKPHTAGLHHTAFEYATFDQWLDNYERLREQGILPAVCLDHGMTMSMYYVDPDGNGIEIQVDNFGDWGLSKEWMWAAQEFSEDQVGPQFDPEQLVQARKDGLDGDQIHKNAYAGKYRPANESSDMSFPDPWPARIAANPALADGVPFPPGADVALGID
- a CDS encoding FAD-dependent monooxygenase → MSDIEVPVLIVGGGGAGLTSSMLLSDLGIEHLLVSALPGTSTLPKAHVINQRSMEIYRKLGVAGDIYEAGTPPEAMARTAWYAGLNGDDPVYGREIASQEAWGAGYTDPDYIAASPCRMTNLPQLRLEPVLLAHARRKNQEAIRFNHELLSFTQDDDGVTSAVLNKDTGETYTVRSQYLYGCDGGRKVGSEAGIELLGQRNILYSVSVHFTADLSKYLKDPSVLINWMWPAHTGLLTLLVAMGPDTWGPDSQEWVFHENYAFDDNRVGDDDALIANMKKALGLPDFEPTIHKISRWTFEALVAERFQEGRVFLLGDAAHRHGPTGGLGLNTAIQDAYNLCWKTAAVLRGQASPDLLETYQAERQPVAATNVRRSTENAMNHMAIGEALGVSPVKSTEENLASLRRVWSEDPADNDFRATLSATIAAQSMEFREHNIEAGFRYDSAAIVPDGSHEPEAIDDIRIYQPSTRPGSPLPHAWLEDHRGHRLAVQDLGGPGEYILIAGEEGREWVESARRIASEQGLALNAFTVGHSSGDYLDPRCTWLRDRGHTAAGAILVRPDKFIAFRADKAGDSPDDELRQAFHSIAGRV